In the Engystomops pustulosus chromosome 2, aEngPut4.maternal, whole genome shotgun sequence genome, one interval contains:
- the LOC140119827 gene encoding uncharacterized protein isoform X1 yields the protein MEEWEYIEGHKDQYKDIMMEDHQPLTSPDGSSQRNPPERCELKLNVPLDHQESCGGKRSGEEIPSSVTEEGDESTRGSHGRPPSSPCGEVEDNQSHLSTEEGNHGEKRQFSCPECGKSFTRKSSLIEHKRTHTEEGNHGDKRQFPCPKCKKAYTQKSNLQKHVKIHTAETAFSCPESGKCFTHKPHLIEHQRIYTGNKPFSCSECGKCFRNNSSLVQHQRAHTGEKPFSCTECAKCYRDNSSLVQHQRTHTGAKPFSCTKCGKCFSHRLYLVNHERIHTSEKPFSCPECEKCFTQKSHLVEHEKIHTGEKPFSCPECGKCFVKKSNLVEHEKTHTGEKPFVCNECGKCFSHNSSLFKHRRIHTGEKPFSCTECGKSFNRKTHLVEHEKIHIGEKPFSCTECRKSFSRKSHLVEHEKMHIGEKPFSCTECGKCFSQKSELLRHHQRTHTRKIPFSCTKCEKCFTRKSSFVKHQRIHTGEKPC from the exons atggaggagtgggagtatatagaaggacacaaggaccagtacaaggacatcatgatggaggaccaccagcccctcacatcaccag atggatccagtcagagaaatccaccagagagatgtgaACTAAAGCTAaatgtcccactggatcatcag gaaagttgtggtggaaagaggagcggagaggaaatcccctcatcagtgacagaggagg gagatgaaagtacaagaggttcccatggacgtcccccctcatctccttgtggtgaagtagaagataatcagtcacatctttccacagaggagggaaatcatggagagaagaggcagttttcatgtcctgaatgtgggaaaagttttaccaGGAAATCAAGCCTTATTGAACATAAGAGAACTCacacagaggagggaaatcatggagataagagGCAGTTTCCGTGTCCGAAATGTAAAAAAGCCTATACCCAGAAGTCAAATCTCCAAAAACATGTGAAAATTCACACAGCAGAGACGGCATTTTCTTGTCCAGaaagtgggaaatgttttactcataaaCCACATCTTATTGAACACCAGAGAATTTACACAGGAaataagccattttcatgttcagaatgtggaaaatgtttcaggaATAATTCAAGTCTTGTTCAACACCAGAGAGCTCATactggggagaaaccattttcatgtactgaatgcgcAAAGTGTTATAGGGATAACTCAAGTCTTGttcaacaccagagaactcacacaggagcgaagccattttcatgtacgaaatgtgggaaatgttttagtcatAGATTATATCTTGTTaaccatgagagaattcacacatcggagaaaccattttcatgtcccgaatgtgaaaaatgttttactcagaaatctCATCTTGTTGAAcatgagaaaattcacacaggagagaagccattttcatgtcctgaatgtggaaaatgttttgtcaagaaatcaaatcttgttgaaCATGaaaaaactcacacaggggagaagccatttgtatgtaatgaatgtggtaaatgtttcagCCATAATTCAAGTCTTTTTAAACAccggagaattcacacaggagagaagccattttcatgtactgaatgtgggaaatcttttaACCGGAAAACACATCTTGTTGAGCACGAAAAAATTCAcataggggagaagccattttcgtgtaCTGAGTGTAGGAAAAGTTTTAGCAGGAAATCTCATCTTGTTGAACACGAGAAAATGCACataggagagaagccattttcatgtactgaatgtggaaaatgtttttctcaGAAATCGGAGCTTCTAAGAcatcatcagagaactcacaccagGAAAATACCCTTCTCATGCACTAAATGTGAAAAGTGTTTTACTCGTAAATCAAgttttgttaaacatcagagaattcacacaggagagaagccatgttAA
- the LOC140119811 gene encoding uncharacterized protein: protein MGKNLPKPLDTPDHPLRLQGRISPYSPTTFSKPTKTFKKPNSPSLDQHPTVTSDGCDCSSPGDRKRGRILFPSILSKKNQWVLPTNYKPEEIKQVYQIQTLQNGIDKVSNPPNRSKSLFMYNRSKRRILSQDHQKYLRFTVRSPGGKILHYQFKALPFGISSAPRIFTKIMVEVVAQLRLRGIVIVPYLDDLLLVAKTELELKTHLQVVIGLLQDLGWDINEKKSELKPEKVKKFLGVKLDSVKQSSFLPKEKIQKIKENVSLFQRKDSCSIRAALSLLGLLTSCVQCVAWAQNHTRTMQAWTIRVWDKNPLHLDHKVKIPLLVKHSLSWWKNPREKGVWWNPTPVLTIRTDASLTGWGAVLAGHYLQGQWDSQTRSRSSNFRELKAVLETFKQIHLHIRNQHVRILSDNTTTVAYLRRQGGTKSKTLTVLSHQIFRWAETYLLSLSAIHLKGTENIEADFLSRVKLDLHEWLLNLETFREICYIWGTPTLDLFATHLNNKSSKYFSLDPRGSPTGLDAFSHSWGSGLVYAFPPITLIPRILQRLRTEQVLMVLIAPYWPKRSWFPVIQELAIANPVHLPYRQDLLLQGPLYVHCTVKTYDI from the coding sequence ATGGGAAAAAATCTGCCCAAACCCCTGGATACTCCAGACCATCCACTCAGGTTACAGGGTagaatttctccatattccccCACAACATTTTCAAAACCCACCAAAACTTTCAAAAAACCAAACTCTCCATCTCTGGACCAACATCCAACAGTTACTTCAGATGGATGTGATTGTTCCAGTCCGGGAGATAGAAAAaggggaaggattttattccCCTCTATTCTTAGTAAAAAAAACCAATGGGTCTTACCGACTAATTATAAACCTGAAGAAATTAAACAGGTTTATCAAATACAAACACTTCAAAATGGAATCGATAAAGTCAGCAACCCCCCTAATAGGTCAAAATCACTTTTTATGTATAATAGATCTAAAAGACGCATACTATCACAGGATCACCAAAAATATCTCAGATTCACAGTTCGTTCCCCGGGGGGAAAAATACTTCATTATCAATTCAAGGCCTTACCATTTGGGATCTCTTCGGCCCCTCGTATTTTCACAAAAATTATGGTAGAGGTAGTTGCCCAACTTAGGTTGAGGGGCATAGTTATAGTACCTTACCTAGACGACCTACTTCTAGTTGCCAAAACCGAATTAGAACTAAAAACACACCTTCAGGTAGTCATAGGTCTCCTCCAGGACTTAGGCTGGGACATAAACGAGAAAAAATCAGAATTAAAACCAGAGAAAGTAAAAAAGTTTCTAGGGGTGAAACTAGATTCAGTGAAACAAAGTTCTTTCCTACCGaaagaaaagatccaaaaaataaaggaaaatgtgAGTCTCTTCCAGAGAAAGGATTCGTGCAGCATTCGAGCGGCTCTGAGTCTTCTGGGTCTTCTGACTTCCTGTGTCCAGTGCGTGGCATGGGCTCAGAACCACACAAGGACTATGCAGGCTTGGACAATCCGTGTCTGGGACAAaaaccctctacatctagaccacaAGGTAAAAATTCCCCTTTTAGTCAAACATTCCTTATCATGGTGGAAGAATCCCAGAGAGAAAGGAGTTTGGTGGAATCCAACCCCGGTCTTGACAATACGAACAGATGCAAGCCTGACAGGTTGGGGGGCTGTGTTAGCAGGCCACTATCTTCAAGGTCAATGGGACAGCCAGACTCGCTCTAGGTCCTCAAACTTCCGAGAGTTAAAGGCAGTCCTAGAAACCTTCAAACAGATCCACTTACACATAAGAAATCAACATGTAAGAATCCTTTCTGATAACACAACTACAGTAGCTTATCTGCGCAGACAAGGGGGCACAAAGTCAAAAACTTTGACAGTTTTATCACATCAGATTTTTAGGTGGGCGGAAACATATCTTCTATCCCTCTCAGCTATCCATCTCAAgggtacagaaaatatagaagcAGACTTCTTAAGCCGGGTTAAATTAGATCTACATGAATGGTTGCTAAACCTGGAAACCTTCAGGGAAATCTGTTATATCTGGGGGACTCCAACCTTAGATCTTTTTGCGACCCACCTAAATAATAAGTCCTCTAAATACTTCTCCTTAGACCCTAGGGGCTCTCCTACAGGGCTAGATGCCTTCAGTCATTCATGGGGGTCAGGGTTAGTCTATGCCTTTCCTCCCATAACCCTGATTCCCAGGATCTTACAGAGATTGAGAACAGAGCAGGTATTAATGGTTCTTATTGCTCcatactggccaaaaagaagttggttccCGGTCATTCAGGAACTAGCTATAGCTAATCCTGTTCATCTACCTTATCGTCAGGATCTTCTTCTACAGGGTCCACTGTACGTCCACTGTACTGTCAAGACGTACGACATCTAA